From Borrelia sp. RT5S, the proteins below share one genomic window:
- a CDS encoding 5-formyltetrahydrofolate cyclo-ligase: MNKALLKQEIRDRMIVFLKTYEVAKRAKFSDDISLNLLEFIKSVNISQVLSYYPMQFEVQIHGLLNALLSLNFEVFLPKILDRRIMSFFRYFGDSSLKIGKFDLLEPVSCIEFNSDKYSVVLVPGLAFSSKTGHRVGRGGGFYDIFLQRGFFLKVGVCFDFQIFNFVPFCANDIKLDVMICEAKVFHFCE; the protein is encoded by the coding sequence ATGAACAAGGCTTTGTTAAAGCAAGAAATTAGAGACAGGATGATAGTTTTTTTAAAAACTTATGAAGTAGCCAAAAGAGCCAAATTTAGTGATGATATTTCCCTAAATTTGTTAGAATTCATTAAAAGCGTAAATATTTCTCAGGTTTTATCTTACTATCCCATGCAATTTGAGGTTCAAATACACGGATTGTTAAATGCTTTATTGAGTTTAAACTTTGAGGTTTTTTTGCCAAAAATTTTAGATAGACGTATCATGAGTTTTTTTAGATATTTTGGAGACTCTTCTCTTAAGATAGGCAAGTTTGATTTGTTAGAGCCTGTCTCTTGTATTGAGTTTAACAGCGATAAGTATTCTGTTGTGTTGGTTCCAGGCCTTGCATTTTCGAGTAAAACAGGACATAGAGTTGGACGTGGTGGAGGATTTTATGATATCTTTCTACAAAGAGGCTTCTTTTTAAAGGTTGGCGTTTGCTTTGATTTTCAAATTTTTAATTTTGTGCCTTTTTGTGCTAATGATATCAAGCTAGACGTTATGATTTGCGAGGCAAAGGTGTTTCATTTTTGTGAGTAG
- a CDS encoding LysM peptidoglycan-binding domain-containing protein: MMRKGKLLSLILSLLTLSLVSCETPPEDAKSENARISKRDGIGQPEVLQRDIEDVKNEVIKERGNLFYSKEFNEAEKTEKEMKEKFKKGNTQEGNEIAIKTLERYRSIARDTTEKKEKISYLRENIEKYLNDAEANEAYIWIPLEVDEVNNLYFEAARKYKVYDIENSLGMYSKAFNKAQQTAKKAKESRALKETDERMYKQLKALEAASNLSVYNNSKLIKPSPWNGRALIKDKGAYMNLLDLEGGIYLLGKVDFPLVLAYEEEAEEIKRSDSNKFKTLQLIEKSRQLWEQGLEAKNLNNLRLANELFLDSARYLEAYQSHASKDLYIVKIGNTLWGISKKLYQDPYLWPKIWFANRQKIQNPDLIHKDWKIIIPS, translated from the coding sequence ATGATGAGAAAAGGCAAACTATTATCTTTGATTTTGTCCCTGCTTACTCTCTCTCTAGTGTCATGCGAAACTCCTCCAGAAGACGCTAAGAGTGAAAATGCTAGGATTTCGAAAAGAGACGGAATTGGGCAACCTGAAGTCTTGCAGAGAGATATTGAAGATGTTAAAAATGAGGTCATAAAAGAAAGGGGAAACCTTTTTTATTCTAAAGAATTTAACGAAGCTGAAAAGACTGAAAAAGAAATGAAAGAGAAATTTAAGAAAGGAAATACTCAAGAAGGAAATGAAATTGCTATAAAAACACTGGAAAGGTATAGAAGCATTGCAAGGGATACAACAGAGAAAAAAGAAAAGATAAGCTATCTTAGAGAAAATATCGAAAAATATCTAAACGACGCTGAAGCAAACGAAGCATACATATGGATACCGTTAGAAGTTGATGAGGTAAATAATTTATATTTCGAGGCAGCTAGAAAATACAAGGTCTACGATATCGAAAATTCTCTTGGCATGTATAGCAAAGCCTTCAATAAGGCTCAGCAAACGGCTAAGAAAGCAAAGGAGTCAAGGGCTCTTAAGGAGACAGACGAGCGGATGTATAAACAATTGAAAGCACTTGAAGCCGCTTCCAATTTATCTGTCTACAATAATAGCAAGCTTATTAAGCCTTCTCCATGGAATGGAAGAGCGCTCATTAAAGACAAGGGAGCGTATATGAATCTTTTAGATTTAGAAGGTGGTATTTATTTGCTGGGAAAAGTCGATTTTCCATTGGTACTTGCCTATGAAGAAGAAGCTGAGGAGATAAAGAGATCGGATTCGAACAAATTTAAAACACTACAACTCATTGAGAAATCTAGGCAACTATGGGAGCAGGGCCTTGAGGCTAAAAACCTTAATAATCTTAGGCTTGCAAATGAGCTGTTTCTAGATTCTGCAAGGTACTTGGAAGCTTACCAAAGTCATGCAAGTAAAGATCTCTATATAGTTAAAATTGGTAACACTCTGTGGGGGATTTCTAAGAAGTTGTACCAAGATCCTTATTTGTGGCCGAAAATTTGGTTTGCAAACAGACAAAAGATACAAAATCCAGATCTAATACATAAGGATTGGAAAATCATAATTCCTTCTTAA
- a CDS encoding tetratricopeptide repeat protein, translated as MKGLVLAGIFFFSCYTASLERLTKETPYGIYLREAQKAMNSNDYQSALNVYGKMIENHKDNAGAVATGKYEIAFINYTIGKKEVAKTLFEELIKSGIKTPKWILPLSKKMIEKIN; from the coding sequence ATGAAAGGGTTGGTATTAGCGGGGATTTTTTTCTTTTCTTGTTATACTGCAAGTTTAGAGAGGCTTACAAAAGAGACTCCTTATGGTATTTATTTAAGAGAAGCTCAAAAGGCAATGAATTCAAATGACTACCAATCTGCTTTGAATGTGTACGGGAAAATGATTGAAAACCACAAGGATAATGCTGGCGCAGTTGCCACTGGAAAGTACGAAATAGCATTTATAAACTACACTATAGGTAAGAAGGAAGTAGCAAAAACTTTATTTGAAGAATTAATAAAATCCGGCATCAAAACACCCAAGTGGATCCTACCATTATCCAAAAAGATGATAGAAAAAATAAACTAA
- a CDS encoding vWA domain-containing protein, with translation MKRTYFVIFLLIVFDLFSLMDDYLNIAIDDVYVEAHEDGFHLFIRKKPKVKSVILTESFEIPDKSKDVSTYSFRTLSYNKINGDEIRILNGRVIRNRELLSLTSSTPVPNRKFGEAFHILIPKRLKYGFPNFSTRSGDIDLETLKRKKEPFWFSIRTFEKKYNDYLGQYKDNAYELFFKDTQAEGRVGLDGLREAFLRFSDDVVAADKGMDTIEKIKDILERSEDSLAELDLVFVIDATESMKSHIEILKEHLFEIVEPQLEKFKSYRVGLVFYKDYLEDFLTRSFDFNTKEYLNNILKYVNVGGGGDYPEAVFEGINAAVTQFDWKAENRLIIVLGDAPPHEYPRGPIVYEDVINSAKRKDITIYGILLQQ, from the coding sequence ATGAAAAGAACTTACTTTGTTATTTTCTTACTTATTGTTTTTGATTTATTTTCTTTAATGGATGATTATTTAAATATTGCTATTGATGATGTGTATGTAGAGGCTCATGAAGATGGATTTCATCTTTTTATTAGAAAAAAACCAAAAGTTAAGTCTGTCATTTTAACAGAATCTTTTGAAATTCCAGACAAGAGTAAGGATGTTTCTACTTATTCGTTTAGAACATTGAGCTACAACAAGATTAATGGGGATGAGATTAGAATTTTAAATGGTAGAGTTATTAGAAATAGGGAGCTTTTATCGCTAACATCTTCTACTCCTGTTCCTAATAGAAAATTTGGAGAGGCTTTTCACATATTGATACCTAAGCGCTTAAAATATGGTTTTCCTAATTTTTCGACAAGAAGCGGTGATATTGATTTAGAAACTCTTAAGAGGAAAAAAGAGCCTTTTTGGTTTTCAATTAGAACTTTTGAGAAAAAATACAATGATTATTTAGGTCAGTATAAAGATAATGCTTATGAGTTATTTTTTAAAGATACTCAAGCAGAAGGGAGGGTGGGGCTTGATGGCTTAAGAGAGGCATTTTTGAGATTTTCTGATGATGTTGTTGCTGCAGATAAAGGAATGGATACCATTGAAAAGATAAAGGATATTTTAGAAAGGTCAGAAGACTCACTTGCTGAATTAGATCTTGTTTTTGTTATTGACGCTACTGAGAGTATGAAGAGTCATATTGAGATTTTAAAAGAGCATCTTTTTGAAATAGTAGAACCTCAACTTGAAAAGTTTAAGTCTTATAGAGTAGGTCTTGTATTTTATAAGGATTATCTTGAAGATTTTTTAACAAGATCTTTTGATTTTAATACCAAGGAATATTTAAATAATATTCTTAAGTATGTTAATGTAGGGGGTGGAGGGGATTATCCCGAGGCAGTGTTTGAAGGAATTAATGCTGCTGTTACTCAGTTTGATTGGAAGGCAGAGAACAGACTCATTATTGTATTAGGAGATGCCCCACCTCATGAATATCCTAGGGGCCCTATAGTTTATGAGGATGTAATCAACTCGGCTAAAAGAAAGGATATTACAATTTACGGGATATTATTGCAGCAATAG
- the flcA gene encoding periplasmic flagellar collar protein FlcA produces MPDVEKVKKFKREVLDNISGERARKEPFGIRMEIEPPRDEGESIVPWEEEKSFFGAEEEQEREVDLDFILDALDSEERGRLDEEDGAGSEDSQKLEINAEFDGTGDELDVWGGAQLEEDFERVLDDNSISVDDANGGLDTESLYSNESLVTKATEDLGDESSGRDSDIFDDDFELDDIVDNLSGSRISDAGEVADDIGSGVFNIGVDSDEEGDFDNLSDDFSFLEDDQEEGAQDRNFTINYPLFLEHLNSYPRNLRIAVAEALTKDNVSRYKLEALIDLVEQNRKGLKFIAKFVGDIVGRSVKLPVIYYKAEEFSRLEQELGYRISKALVPILKISLLLVSLTFVTFYILVDVAFFYVASDIKYREGISYIYENRRDLAKSTFKDAYYMKPNDGWFLAYAQAFESIRDFDSAEEKYEELFTIDPFSADASRRRRKRFNKNGYVSYAIMKMRLGEYSEADSILDEIISYDIYDREALMTKGDNYFRWAQADPRYYRDSINSYTILLSRHGNEKEILFKLFNAYIEAGADKEMENVNSFIKANEGLDVDEVVYTRYVKQLIDRYIDFTVYNKRVNNLSRNLRYFSAQMNLLNKEFANFKSGDGKAVFDALNDINLNSEIEYILRRILTNNPSYNKALFENGRYSYYIGDFKKAEGYLLTALNGFRQENLIENSADKIIAYRILADIYEKQDDSLKASNIIGLALNDYDFYKKNSLIRGNRELSLVYEKQGDILRSLKGFKEAISSYNEAINEGVNSPDVYYKVALLSYKEDNYKEALDYLFKVENMSGFSNNNEVLGLIASVLYKMGDFVASRSYYVRILENLDVEKSSILGFRPNDNNYHKALLIKEIENYNNLGVVEIRASLGDRTGVGIVKDNELFDSGIANLTKSSRIFDLLNRDVDMVKSARKDLASLNLRSVFKNNFFGSNILFYDNLADNL; encoded by the coding sequence ATGCCTGATGTAGAGAAAGTAAAAAAGTTTAAAAGGGAGGTATTGGATAATATTTCCGGTGAGAGGGCTAGAAAAGAGCCTTTTGGGATAAGGATGGAAATTGAACCTCCAAGGGATGAGGGGGAGAGTATTGTACCTTGGGAGGAGGAGAAGTCTTTTTTTGGTGCAGAAGAGGAGCAAGAAAGGGAAGTTGATTTAGACTTCATCCTTGACGCACTTGATAGTGAAGAACGGGGCAGACTGGACGAAGAAGATGGTGCGGGCTCGGAGGATTCTCAAAAATTAGAGATTAACGCTGAATTTGATGGTACAGGGGATGAACTGGATGTTTGGGGGGGGGCGCAGCTTGAAGAAGATTTTGAAAGGGTTCTTGATGATAATTCCATTAGTGTGGATGATGCAAATGGTGGTCTAGATACCGAGTCGTTGTATTCTAACGAGTCTCTTGTTACTAAGGCTACTGAGGACTTGGGTGATGAATCTTCGGGTAGGGACAGTGATATCTTTGATGATGATTTTGAACTTGATGATATAGTTGATAATCTGAGTGGGTCGAGAATTTCTGATGCAGGTGAAGTTGCTGATGATATTGGCTCTGGTGTTTTTAACATTGGTGTTGATTCTGATGAAGAGGGTGATTTTGATAATCTTTCAGATGATTTTAGCTTTTTAGAGGATGATCAGGAAGAAGGGGCCCAGGATCGTAATTTTACAATTAATTATCCTTTGTTTCTTGAACATTTAAACTCTTACCCTAGAAATTTAAGAATTGCTGTGGCTGAGGCTTTAACGAAAGATAATGTTTCCAGGTATAAGCTTGAGGCCTTGATTGATCTTGTTGAACAAAATAGGAAAGGACTTAAGTTTATTGCCAAGTTTGTTGGCGATATTGTTGGTCGTTCTGTTAAGTTGCCTGTCATTTATTATAAAGCAGAGGAATTTAGTAGGCTTGAACAGGAGCTTGGCTATAGGATTTCAAAAGCTTTAGTGCCGATACTTAAGATATCTTTATTACTTGTTTCTCTAACTTTTGTGACTTTTTATATTTTGGTTGATGTTGCGTTTTTTTATGTTGCATCTGATATAAAGTATAGGGAGGGCATATCTTATATTTATGAAAATAGAAGGGATCTCGCTAAATCTACTTTCAAAGATGCGTACTACATGAAGCCTAATGATGGATGGTTTTTGGCTTATGCACAGGCTTTTGAAAGTATAAGGGATTTTGATAGCGCTGAGGAGAAGTACGAGGAATTGTTTACTATTGATCCTTTTTCTGCAGATGCCTCTAGGAGAAGACGAAAAAGGTTTAATAAGAATGGGTATGTATCTTATGCCATTATGAAAATGAGACTTGGGGAGTATTCTGAGGCCGATTCGATTCTTGATGAGATCATATCTTATGATATTTACGACCGCGAAGCATTAATGACTAAGGGTGATAATTATTTTAGGTGGGCTCAAGCAGATCCTAGGTATTACAGGGATAGTATCAATAGTTATACTATTCTTCTGTCGAGGCATGGGAATGAGAAGGAAATCTTATTTAAGCTTTTCAATGCCTATATTGAGGCGGGTGCTGATAAGGAAATGGAGAATGTAAATTCTTTCATTAAGGCAAATGAAGGATTAGACGTTGATGAGGTAGTTTATACTAGGTATGTTAAACAATTAATAGATAGGTATATTGACTTTACTGTTTACAACAAGAGGGTAAATAATTTATCTAGGAATTTGAGGTATTTCAGTGCTCAAATGAATTTGTTGAATAAAGAGTTTGCTAATTTTAAATCCGGAGATGGAAAAGCTGTTTTTGATGCTTTAAATGATATTAATCTGAATTCAGAGATTGAATATATTCTCAGAAGGATTTTAACTAATAATCCTAGTTATAATAAGGCTCTCTTTGAAAATGGCAGGTATTCTTATTACATAGGTGATTTTAAAAAAGCAGAGGGATATTTGTTAACAGCATTAAATGGCTTTAGGCAAGAAAATTTAATTGAGAATTCTGCTGACAAAATAATAGCTTATAGAATTTTGGCAGATATTTATGAAAAGCAAGATGACTCTCTTAAGGCAAGCAACATTATTGGCCTGGCTTTAAACGATTATGATTTTTATAAGAAAAATAGTCTTATCAGAGGGAATAGGGAGCTTTCTTTGGTATACGAAAAGCAAGGGGATATTCTTAGGTCTTTGAAAGGATTTAAGGAAGCGATTTCTTCTTATAATGAGGCAATAAATGAAGGGGTCAATTCTCCGGATGTTTATTATAAGGTGGCGTTACTTAGTTATAAGGAGGATAACTACAAGGAGGCATTAGACTATTTGTTTAAAGTTGAGAACATGTCTGGATTTTCAAACAATAATGAAGTTTTAGGGTTAATTGCGTCTGTTCTTTATAAAATGGGTGATTTTGTGGCTTCTAGGAGTTACTATGTAAGGATATTAGAGAATTTAGATGTAGAAAAGTCTAGTATTTTGGGCTTTAGGCCTAATGATAATAATTATCATAAGGCTTTATTGATAAAAGAAATTGAGAATTATAATAACCTTGGAGTTGTTGAGATAAGAGCGTCTCTTGGTGATAGAACTGGTGTTGGCATTGTTAAAGATAATGAGCTTTTTGATTCGGGGATTGCTAATTTGACTAAATCTTCTAGGATATTTGACCTGTTAAATCGAGATGTTGATATGGTTAAGAGTGCTAGGAAGGACCTTGCTAGTTTAAATCTTAGGAGTGTTTTTAAAAATAATTTCTTTGGGTCTAACATCTTGTTTTATGATAATTTGGCTGATAATCTTTAA
- a CDS encoding 1-acyl-sn-glycerol-3-phosphate acyltransferase, with amino-acid sequence MFIQNESFNKYFKDIESEFLSQFKAIENVDCLSSSYHEANSASRNLADKMIKRLLRDSSTIVGMQHILELYEKTKSGKSSIILMEHYSNFDFPCFQFLLNKMNCTEVANHVIPVAGVKLFKDDLFVKSLSLGYSVIFIYPPHSFIGVDTEKIRERRTFNANSMKFISDKKSSGYVILIFPTATRYRKGRPETKKIIAEIGNYFKIFDYFVMVGINGNILEVSTDEEMSHDIFKEDTLVYNVTEVIDMLDYRNLILRELDQEGLEPTKEILSSRIADDLEKRFVVLHEEGAKIYNDLN; translated from the coding sequence ATGTTTATACAAAATGAGAGTTTTAACAAGTATTTCAAGGATATTGAGAGTGAGTTCCTTAGTCAATTTAAAGCTATTGAAAATGTAGATTGTTTGAGTAGTTCTTATCATGAAGCAAATTCTGCTAGTAGGAATTTGGCTGATAAAATGATTAAAAGACTTCTGAGGGATAGCTCTACTATTGTTGGTATGCAGCATATTTTAGAACTTTATGAAAAGACCAAATCTGGGAAGTCATCTATCATATTGATGGAGCATTACAGCAACTTTGACTTTCCTTGTTTTCAGTTCTTACTAAACAAGATGAACTGTACAGAAGTAGCGAATCATGTTATTCCTGTGGCTGGTGTTAAGCTTTTTAAAGATGATTTATTTGTTAAAAGTTTATCTTTAGGTTATAGCGTAATATTTATTTACCCGCCGCATTCATTTATTGGAGTCGATACTGAGAAGATTAGGGAGAGAAGGACTTTTAACGCCAATTCCATGAAATTTATTTCTGACAAGAAGAGCAGTGGATATGTCATTCTTATCTTCCCGACAGCTACCAGATACAGAAAAGGAAGGCCTGAGACTAAGAAGATAATTGCAGAAATTGGGAATTATTTTAAGATTTTTGATTATTTTGTGATGGTTGGTATTAATGGCAATATTCTTGAAGTTTCAACAGATGAGGAAATGTCACATGATATTTTTAAGGAAGATACTCTTGTTTATAATGTAACAGAAGTTATAGATATGCTTGATTATAGGAATTTAATATTAAGGGAATTAGATCAGGAGGGGCTAGAGCCTACAAAGGAAATTTTAAGTTCAAGGATTGCTGATGACTTAGAAAAACGTTTTGTGGTTCTTCATGAAGAGGGAGCTAAAATATATAATGATTTGAATTAG
- a CDS encoding peptide ABC transporter substrate-binding protein gives MKHKVIILLSFFVLLLSSCTGDEHKDKITFRVTNDSEPTSLDPQLSTDTAASNIISNILLGLTVRDAQTGGYKPGLAHSWDISSDGLTYTFYLREGLIWSDGVPITAEGIRKSYIRILNKDTASQYVDMVKSVIKNAQEYFDGLVLDSEVGVKALNDTTLEITLANPRPYFLDMLTHTTYMPVPVHVIEKHGNKWTDPENMVVSGPFKLKEKLVNDKIVIAKNDKYYNASNVEIDEVVFYTATANTAYNMYINDELDFLMKVGTEYLEEARIRDDYYSFPYNAVSYVAFNTTIKPLDNPKVREALTLAIDRVALTKSIGKGRSAPTRNLTPSFENYSYGKELTLFDPQRAKQLLAEAGFPEGKDFPTLKYKVTKSDGPKLFEEFLQEQFKKILNIDIEIETEEWTTFLTSRRLGNYQMSDMGWAGDYSDPLTFLESLFTTEYHTFGAYGYSNKEYDSLVKKSDLEQDPIKRQDILRKAEEIIVEQDFPVAPLSIVKSHYLFRDDKWSGWTPNIAGKYLYEDIKVKK, from the coding sequence ATGAAACACAAAGTAATAATTCTTTTATCTTTTTTTGTTTTACTCTTATCCTCATGTACTGGCGATGAACACAAAGACAAGATAACATTCAGAGTCACAAATGACAGTGAGCCTACTTCACTTGATCCTCAGCTCTCTACTGATACCGCTGCTTCTAATATTATCTCAAATATACTCTTAGGGTTAACAGTAAGGGATGCACAAACTGGAGGATACAAACCAGGACTTGCTCACTCTTGGGACATATCTAGTGATGGGCTTACCTACACATTTTATTTAAGAGAAGGTCTCATTTGGAGTGACGGCGTACCTATTACCGCTGAGGGTATTAGAAAGTCATACATCAGAATCCTTAACAAGGATACTGCTTCTCAATATGTTGACATGGTTAAATCAGTAATAAAAAATGCTCAGGAGTACTTCGATGGTCTTGTACTTGACTCTGAGGTAGGGGTTAAGGCTTTAAACGACACTACCCTTGAGATAACTCTTGCTAATCCTAGACCCTACTTCCTTGATATGCTAACACACACAACATACATGCCTGTGCCAGTTCATGTTATTGAAAAACATGGTAATAAGTGGACTGATCCTGAAAACATGGTGGTAAGTGGGCCCTTTAAACTGAAGGAAAAACTCGTAAATGACAAAATAGTTATTGCAAAAAATGATAAATACTACAATGCTAGCAATGTTGAGATTGATGAAGTCGTATTTTATACAGCAACCGCAAATACTGCTTACAACATGTACATAAATGACGAACTCGATTTCCTCATGAAAGTAGGCACTGAATACTTAGAAGAAGCTAGAATAAGGGATGACTACTATTCCTTCCCCTACAATGCAGTAAGCTATGTGGCATTTAATACTACTATTAAACCCCTTGATAATCCAAAGGTTAGAGAGGCATTAACTCTTGCTATTGATAGGGTCGCCTTAACAAAAAGCATAGGCAAGGGGCGATCAGCCCCTACAAGAAACCTGACTCCATCGTTTGAAAACTATTCTTATGGCAAGGAACTTACACTATTTGACCCACAAAGAGCAAAGCAACTCCTGGCTGAGGCTGGCTTCCCTGAGGGTAAGGACTTCCCTACTCTTAAATACAAAGTTACAAAAAGTGATGGTCCTAAATTATTTGAAGAATTCCTACAAGAACAATTTAAAAAGATATTAAATATTGATATTGAAATTGAGACTGAAGAATGGACAACATTCCTTACCAGCAGAAGATTGGGTAACTACCAAATGTCAGACATGGGATGGGCAGGTGACTATTCAGATCCACTGACTTTCCTTGAGAGTTTATTTACAACTGAATATCATACCTTCGGTGCTTATGGGTATTCAAACAAAGAGTATGACTCCCTTGTAAAGAAATCCGATCTTGAACAAGATCCTATTAAACGTCAAGATATCTTAAGAAAGGCTGAGGAAATAATTGTAGAGCAGGACTTCCCTGTTGCTCCCCTATCAATTGTTAAATCTCACTACCTCTTCAGAGATGATAAATGGTCTGGTTGGACTCCTAATATTGCAGGTAAATATCTCTATGAAGACATAAAGGTTAAAAAATAG
- a CDS encoding peptide ABC transporter substrate-binding protein, with the protein MKHKVIILLSFFVLLLSSCTGDEHKDKITFRVTNDSEPDSLDPHLSTSVQAFNILINVFLGLTVRDAQTGGYKPGLAHSWDISSDGLTYTFYLREGLIWSDGVPITAEGIRKSYIRILNKDTASQYVDMVKSVIKNAQEYFDGLVLDSEVGVKALNDTTLEITLANPRPYFLDMLTHTTYMPVPVHVIEKHGNKWTDPENMVVSGPFKLKEKLVNDKIVIAKNDKYYNASNVEIDEVVFYTATANTAYNMYINDELDFLMKVGTEYLEEARIRDDYYSFPINRVSYVAFNTTIKPLDNPKVREALTLAIDRVALNKIALKNQSAPTRNLTPSFENYSYGKELTLFDPQRAKQLLAEAGFPEGKDFPTLKYKTSKRDGMGITAEFLQEQFKKILNIDIEIETEEWTTFLTSRKLGNYQMSHMGWAGDYSDPLTFLESLFTTEYHTFGAYGYSNKEYDSLVKKSDLEQDPIKRQDILRKAEEIIVEQDFPVAPISIVKSYYLFRDDKWSGWTPNIAEYYTYEDIKVKK; encoded by the coding sequence ATGAAACACAAAGTAATAATTCTTTTATCTTTCTTTGTTTTACTCTTATCCTCATGTACTGGCGATGAACACAAAGACAAGATAACATTCAGAGTCACAAATGACAGTGAGCCCGATTCGCTTGATCCTCATCTCTCTACTTCTGTTCAAGCATTCAACATCCTAATAAATGTATTCTTAGGGTTAACAGTAAGGGATGCACAAACTGGAGGATACAAACCAGGACTTGCTCACTCTTGGGACATATCTAGTGATGGGCTTACCTACACATTTTATTTAAGAGAAGGTCTCATTTGGAGTGACGGCGTACCTATTACCGCTGAGGGTATTAGAAAGTCATACATCAGAATCCTTAACAAGGATACTGCTTCTCAATATGTTGACATGGTTAAATCAGTAATAAAAAATGCTCAGGAGTACTTCGATGGTCTTGTACTTGACTCTGAGGTAGGGGTTAAGGCTTTAAACGACACTACCCTTGAGATAACTCTTGCTAATCCTAGACCCTACTTCCTTGATATGCTAACACACACAACATACATGCCTGTGCCAGTTCATGTTATTGAAAAACATGGTAATAAGTGGACTGATCCTGAAAACATGGTGGTAAGTGGGCCCTTTAAACTGAAGGAAAAACTCGTAAATGACAAAATAGTTATTGCAAAAAATGATAAATACTACAATGCTAGCAATGTTGAGATTGATGAAGTCGTATTTTATACAGCAACCGCAAATACTGCTTACAACATGTACATAAATGACGAACTCGATTTCCTCATGAAAGTAGGCACTGAATACTTAGAAGAAGCTAGAATAAGGGATGACTACTATTCCTTCCCTATCAACAGAGTAAGCTATGTGGCATTTAATACTACTATTAAACCTCTTGATAATCCAAAGGTTAGAGAGGCATTAACTCTTGCTATTGATAGGGTCGCTTTAAATAAGATTGCCTTAAAGAATCAATCAGCCCCTACAAGAAACCTGACTCCATCGTTTGAAAACTATTCTTATGGCAAGGAACTTACACTATTTGACCCACAAAGAGCAAAGCAACTCCTGGCTGAGGCTGGCTTCCCTGAGGGTAAGGACTTCCCTACTCTTAAATACAAAACTTCAAAACGTGATGGTATGGGAATAACTGCAGAGTTTTTACAAGAACAATTTAAAAAGATATTAAATATTGATATTGAAATTGAGACTGAAGAATGGACAACATTCCTTACCAGCAGAAAACTGGGTAACTATCAAATGTCACACATGGGGTGGGCAGGTGACTATTCAGATCCACTGACTTTCCTTGAGAGTTTATTTACAACTGAATATCATACCTTCGGTGCTTATGGGTATTCAAACAAAGAGTATGACTCCCTTGTAAAGAAATCCGATCTTGAACAAGATCCTATTAAACGTCAAGATATCTTAAGAAAGGCTGAGGAAATAATTGTAGAGCAGGACTTCCCTGTTGCTCCCATATCAATTGTTAAGTCTTACTACCTCTTCAGAGATGATAAATGGTCTGGTTGGACTCCTAATATTGCAGAGTATTATACCTATGAAGACATAAAGGTTAAAAAATAG